In the Vibrio gigantis genome, one interval contains:
- a CDS encoding YchJ family protein has protein sequence MSLCPCGSNNTYQQCCESAHLNHSAVETPEQLMRSRYSAHVLGLVDYVVATYHPSCNAEEQREGIAESIDSDWAGLEVIDTTAGSHENEGFVEFKAYFNEDGAQYCMQERSRFVREDGLWFYIDGEFPEQNQAQPELDPRLNQTVESFKIGRNDPCICGSGKKYKKCCG, from the coding sequence ATGTCTTTATGCCCATGCGGTAGCAACAATACTTACCAACAGTGCTGCGAATCTGCGCACCTTAACCACAGTGCAGTTGAAACACCCGAGCAATTGATGCGCTCACGTTATTCGGCGCACGTACTTGGTTTGGTTGATTATGTGGTTGCGACTTACCATCCAAGCTGTAACGCAGAAGAACAAAGAGAAGGTATTGCCGAATCTATCGACAGTGATTGGGCAGGCTTGGAAGTCATTGATACAACCGCTGGCTCACACGAGAACGAAGGTTTTGTCGAGTTTAAAGCCTACTTCAATGAAGACGGCGCACAATACTGCATGCAAGAGCGCTCGCGTTTCGTTCGTGAAGATGGCCTTTGGTTCTATATCGATGGTGAGTTCCCAGAGCAAAACCAAGCACAGCCTGAGCTCGACCCTCGCCTAAACCAGACAGTAGAGAGCTTTAAAATCGGCCGCAATGACCCGTGTATCTGTGGCAGTGGTAAGAAGTACAAGAAGTGCTGTGGGTAA
- a CDS encoding EAL and HDOD domain-containing protein, whose translation MKYSYVARQPILDTGKKTIGYELLFRDGPKNTFPEVEPELATSRLLSDHFLSTHYNTLGNKLGFVNFPYASLINLVPTLFPKESLVVEVLEDCEPTDELLEAIKTIFDAGYTIALDDFVPSKAWKRFLPYVSIIKFDIRLTPIAKAAMFMNSLKGLDIKFLAEKVETYEEYQEAKKAGFTYFQGYFFSKPEMIQTRALNPAFLTTVQLLKEIAHDPIDFGEVERLITLDVTMSYKLLTYVNSAGGSATTIRSFRQALIYLGEQKLRKFVSLVAIASAKEDKPDSLYGLAVIRARQCELLVEKMNVKVEPGQAFLTGMFSLLDSLFDQPLKQVLDSVPIDVEIKQALIQRKGVLGAVLAMVVAYEQARWDEATRIRQLLKLSEAQLGQAYDEATTWAQELLSPDLK comes from the coding sequence TTGAAATATTCATACGTAGCGCGTCAACCAATACTCGACACAGGCAAGAAAACCATAGGTTACGAGTTGCTATTCAGGGATGGTCCCAAGAACACTTTCCCTGAAGTAGAGCCGGAGCTCGCTACTAGCCGTTTGCTTTCCGATCACTTCTTATCGACCCACTATAATACGTTGGGTAATAAGCTTGGGTTCGTGAACTTCCCATATGCAAGCCTAATCAACTTAGTCCCTACTCTGTTCCCCAAAGAAAGCCTTGTTGTTGAGGTTCTTGAAGACTGCGAACCGACAGACGAATTACTTGAAGCAATCAAAACCATCTTTGACGCAGGTTATACCATTGCGTTAGACGACTTTGTACCGAGTAAAGCTTGGAAGCGCTTCTTACCCTACGTTTCGATTATCAAGTTCGATATCCGTTTGACGCCAATTGCCAAAGCAGCGATGTTTATGAACTCTCTCAAAGGGCTAGATATCAAGTTCCTTGCTGAGAAAGTGGAAACGTACGAAGAATACCAAGAAGCGAAAAAAGCAGGCTTCACCTACTTCCAAGGTTACTTCTTTAGCAAGCCTGAGATGATCCAAACACGTGCGCTCAACCCTGCATTCCTGACGACCGTTCAACTATTAAAAGAGATTGCACACGACCCTATCGACTTCGGCGAAGTAGAACGCTTAATCACACTTGATGTGACCATGTCGTATAAGCTACTCACCTACGTAAACTCTGCCGGTGGCTCAGCGACGACGATTCGCTCATTCCGCCAAGCGCTTATTTACCTTGGCGAACAAAAGCTCCGTAAGTTCGTTTCACTTGTGGCTATCGCCTCCGCGAAAGAAGATAAGCCGGACTCTCTCTATGGCTTAGCGGTAATACGCGCACGTCAGTGTGAACTCTTGGTTGAGAAGATGAATGTTAAAGTTGAACCTGGACAAGCCTTTTTGACCGGTATGTTCTCTCTATTGGACTCACTCTTTGACCAACCATTGAAACAAGTACTCGATTCAGTGCCGATCGACGTAGAGATAAAACAAGCCTTAATTCAACGTAAAGGCGTGTTAGGTGCAGTATTGGCGATGGTAGTTGCTTATGAACAAGCTCGTTGGGATGAAGCGACTCGTATTCGTCAGCTTCTCAAACTGAGCGAGGCCCAACTTGGTCAAGCTTATGACGAAGCAACGACTTGGGCTCAAGAACTATTATCTCCAGATCTGAAATAG
- the lpxH gene encoding UDP-2,3-diacylglucosamine diphosphatase — translation MKTYFISDLHLAPSRQDITDCFLTFMKNEAVEADALYVLGDLFEFWIGDDDKSEFATSIRQAFIELVKTGVPCYFTQGNRDFLVGKKFAKQTGVQLLDEVSTIDIYGQKAVVLHGDTLCTEDVKYLAFREKVHQPWLQWVFNRIPFFIKKKIVSKVQSDIKDDKQTKSLDIMDVTQQEVEDVMDRNNVDLMIHGHTHRPNVHTFNANNCTKTRIVLGDWYTQGSVLVFTPQSFELQNRAFSNSF, via the coding sequence ATGAAAACATATTTTATATCAGACCTGCACCTTGCACCATCACGACAAGACATCACAGACTGCTTCTTAACCTTCATGAAGAACGAGGCCGTAGAGGCGGATGCACTATACGTGTTAGGCGACCTTTTCGAATTCTGGATTGGTGACGACGATAAGAGTGAGTTCGCAACTTCCATTCGCCAAGCGTTTATCGAGTTAGTGAAAACTGGCGTACCTTGTTACTTCACTCAAGGAAACCGCGATTTCTTAGTCGGCAAGAAATTTGCTAAACAAACGGGTGTACAACTTCTCGACGAAGTTTCGACGATCGATATCTACGGGCAAAAAGCAGTAGTGTTGCATGGTGATACCTTATGTACTGAAGATGTAAAGTATCTCGCCTTTCGAGAAAAAGTTCATCAGCCATGGTTACAGTGGGTCTTCAATCGAATTCCATTTTTCATCAAGAAGAAAATCGTATCTAAAGTTCAATCGGATATCAAAGATGACAAGCAGACCAAGTCTCTCGACATCATGGATGTGACTCAGCAAGAAGTCGAAGATGTGATGGATCGAAACAATGTCGATCTGATGATCCACGGCCATACACATCGTCCAAACGTCCACACCTTTAATGCTAACAATTGCACTAAAACCCGTATCGTACTTGGCGATTGGTATACGCAGGGCTCGGTGCTAGTGTTCACTCCGCAAAGTTTTGAACTACAGAATCGAGCGTTTAGCAATAGCTTTTAA
- a CDS encoding peptidylprolyl isomerase codes for MIILHTNFGDIKVQLNEEKAPETSANFLQYCRDGFYDNTLFHRVIDGFMIQGGGMTSGLKEKATRATIKNEANNGLANKVGTLAMARTMEPHSASSQFFINVNDNSFLNFRSESLDGWGYCVFAEVVEGMDIVNKIKGVSTGSMGMHQDVPLEEVIITGTTIEA; via the coding sequence ATGATCATCCTTCACACAAATTTTGGTGACATCAAAGTTCAACTTAACGAAGAAAAAGCACCAGAAACAAGCGCAAACTTTCTACAGTATTGCCGTGACGGTTTCTACGACAACACACTATTCCACCGTGTTATCGATGGTTTCATGATTCAAGGCGGCGGCATGACTTCTGGCCTTAAAGAAAAAGCGACTCGCGCAACTATCAAGAACGAAGCAAACAACGGTCTAGCGAACAAAGTTGGTACACTAGCAATGGCTCGCACTATGGAACCGCATTCAGCGAGCTCTCAGTTCTTCATCAACGTTAACGATAACTCTTTCCTAAACTTCCGTAGCGAAAGCCTAGACGGATGGGGCTACTGTGTATTCGCAGAAGTTGTTGAAGGCATGGATATCGTAAACAAGATCAAAGGTGTTAGCACTGGTTCTATGGGTATGCACCAAGATGTACCTCTAGAAGAAGTGATCATCACTGGTACTACAATCGAAGCTTAA
- the cysS gene encoding cysteine--tRNA ligase yields the protein MLKIYNTLTRQKEEFKPITAGKVGMYVCGVTIYDLCHIGHGRTFVSFDVVTRYLRYLGYDLTFVRNITDIDDKIIKRANENGESCDSLTERLIGEMHADFDALNMKRPDVEPRATEFITEIIELVEKLIERGFAYVASNGDVMFEVKKFDEYGKLSKQDLEQLQAGARVDVESAKRSPLDFVLWKMSKPGEPTWESPWGPGRPGWHIECSAMNSSILGNHFDIHGGGSDLQFPHHENEIAQSCCAHGTQYVNTWMHSGMVMVDKEKMSKSLGNFFTIRDVLAHYDAETVRYFLMSGHYRSQLNYSEDNLNQARASLERLYTSLRGLDLTAAPAGGEEYVTRFSTAMNDDFNTPEAYSVLFEMAREINRIKTESIEKASGLGALMRELADIIGILHQEPEAFLQGDTAGNDDEVAEIEALIKLRNDSRASKDWANADLARDKLNELGIVLEDGPEGTTWRRK from the coding sequence ATGCTGAAGATATATAACACGCTCACAAGACAGAAAGAGGAATTCAAACCAATTACAGCTGGCAAAGTCGGCATGTATGTCTGTGGGGTAACCATATACGATCTCTGTCATATTGGTCATGGTCGTACGTTCGTTTCTTTCGACGTTGTGACTCGTTACCTGCGCTACTTGGGTTACGACCTAACGTTCGTTCGTAATATCACAGATATCGATGACAAAATCATCAAGCGTGCGAACGAAAACGGCGAGTCTTGCGATTCTCTGACTGAGCGTCTAATTGGTGAAATGCACGCTGATTTTGATGCGTTGAACATGAAGCGTCCAGATGTTGAACCTCGTGCAACGGAATTCATCACAGAAATCATCGAGCTTGTTGAAAAGCTGATTGAACGTGGTTTTGCTTACGTAGCAAGCAACGGCGACGTAATGTTCGAAGTTAAGAAGTTTGACGAGTACGGTAAGCTTTCTAAGCAGGACCTAGAGCAACTTCAAGCTGGTGCACGTGTTGATGTTGAATCAGCAAAACGTAGCCCATTAGATTTCGTTCTTTGGAAGATGTCTAAGCCAGGCGAACCTACATGGGAATCACCATGGGGCCCTGGTCGTCCTGGTTGGCACATCGAATGTTCAGCAATGAACTCGTCTATTCTTGGCAACCACTTCGATATCCATGGTGGCGGTTCGGATCTACAGTTTCCACACCATGAGAACGAAATCGCACAATCTTGCTGCGCACACGGCACTCAGTATGTAAATACTTGGATGCACAGTGGTATGGTGATGGTAGATAAAGAGAAGATGTCTAAGTCTCTTGGTAACTTCTTCACTATCCGTGATGTATTGGCGCATTACGATGCTGAAACGGTTCGTTACTTCCTAATGTCTGGTCACTACCGTAGCCAGCTTAACTACAGCGAAGATAACTTGAACCAAGCTCGTGCATCACTAGAGCGTCTATACACGTCACTTCGTGGCCTAGATCTTACAGCAGCACCTGCTGGTGGTGAAGAATATGTGACTCGTTTCTCTACAGCGATGAACGACGACTTCAATACGCCAGAAGCATACTCAGTACTGTTTGAAATGGCTCGTGAAATCAACCGTATTAAGACTGAGAGCATTGAAAAGGCAAGCGGACTTGGTGCACTGATGCGTGAACTTGCGGATATCATTGGTATTCTTCACCAAGAGCCAGAGGCCTTTCTTCAAGGTGATACGGCAGGTAACGACGACGAAGTGGCTGAAATCGAAGCGTTGATCAAACTGCGCAACGACTCTCGCGCTTCTAAGGATTGGGCAAATGCCGACCTTGCACGTGATAAGTTAAACGAGTTAGGCATCGTTCTGGAAGACGGCCCAGAAGGTACGACTTGGCGTCGTAAGTAA
- a CDS encoding thymidine kinase, whose protein sequence is MAQMYFYYSAMNAGKSTTLLQSSFNYQERGMTPVIFTAALDDRYGIGKVSSRIGLQSEAQLFKNDTNLFEAIQELNEQEKRHCVLIDECQFLSKEQVYQLTEVVDKLHIPVLCYGLRTDFLGELFEGSRYLLSWADKLVELKTICHCGRKANMVIRTDEHGVAIAEGDQVAIGGNDKYVSVCRLHYKEALGK, encoded by the coding sequence GTGGCTCAGATGTATTTTTATTACTCAGCAATGAATGCGGGTAAATCGACAACGCTTCTTCAATCTTCATTTAATTACCAAGAGCGTGGCATGACGCCAGTGATCTTTACAGCAGCACTCGATGATCGCTACGGTATTGGTAAAGTGAGCTCTCGAATTGGTTTGCAGTCAGAAGCTCAGCTTTTTAAGAATGACACGAATCTTTTTGAAGCGATTCAAGAGCTGAACGAGCAAGAAAAGCGTCACTGTGTGTTGATCGATGAGTGTCAATTCTTGTCGAAGGAACAGGTGTATCAGCTTACGGAAGTAGTTGATAAGCTGCACATCCCGGTGCTTTGTTACGGCCTACGTACCGATTTCTTGGGTGAGTTGTTTGAGGGTAGCCGTTACTTGTTATCTTGGGCAGATAAACTTGTTGAGCTCAAAACGATTTGTCACTGCGGTCGTAAAGCGAACATGGTAATTCGTACTGACGAGCACGGTGTGGCTATTGCCGAAGGTGATCAAGTGGCAATTGGTGGTAACGACAAATACGTCTCTGTATGTCGTCTTCACTACAAAGAAGCGCTAGGTAAATAA
- a CDS encoding YdcF family protein: MTEQFIAEKDPNIKLHRSVDTLWNFMSMGHKVTPSDCIFVLCSNDTRVAEYAAELYHKQIAPYIVFSGGVGRFTEGSFERSEAETFASIARDCGVPESGIIIEKHATNTGENVRFTHELLLKQGLSPKRLTLVQKPFMEKRTYATFSKQWPDETSEITVTSRWQNWDDYFNEELPLDMVLGALIADYERIKSYPDKGFQIEMPIPDDVDHAYQALKKLGFE; this comes from the coding sequence ATGACTGAACAATTTATAGCTGAAAAAGATCCCAACATAAAACTGCATCGATCTGTCGACACCCTTTGGAACTTTATGTCTATGGGTCACAAGGTAACGCCTTCAGACTGCATCTTTGTATTATGCAGTAACGATACTCGCGTTGCGGAATACGCCGCCGAGCTTTATCACAAGCAGATCGCCCCATACATCGTTTTTTCTGGTGGTGTGGGACGTTTTACGGAAGGAAGCTTTGAGCGCTCGGAAGCAGAAACATTCGCTTCTATCGCACGAGATTGCGGGGTACCTGAGTCTGGCATTATCATAGAGAAGCACGCGACAAACACTGGGGAAAATGTACGATTCACTCACGAATTGTTGTTAAAGCAAGGGTTATCCCCGAAAAGGCTGACCTTAGTTCAAAAGCCCTTCATGGAAAAACGTACCTACGCCACCTTCAGTAAACAGTGGCCTGACGAAACTTCAGAGATAACGGTGACGTCACGATGGCAAAATTGGGATGATTACTTTAACGAAGAGTTACCGTTAGACATGGTGTTAGGCGCATTGATTGCTGATTATGAGCGAATCAAATCTTACCCAGATAAAGGCTTTCAGATTGAGATGCCTATCCCCGACGACGTTGATCACGCCTATCAAGCATTGAAGAAGCTCGGTTTCGAGTAG
- a CDS encoding NAD(P)H-binding protein produces the protein MASIFIVGAGWVGAPLSEHLERHGNRVVVTKTTQAGADTITSERIPCEVFSFDSSDPDQTIGRLYSLLLENNTEIVIGSFPPGFRKGAGQEYADYWQQLANACQKANIKKLIMVSSTTVYPTKPGVLNELDASLPLSTSDSEQASSFSDNARTMLQAEQFVIDSGIDYTILRFSGLIGPSRHPSRFASKLKQVSTQAPANMLHLDDAIGAVDFAISHLHNEVVNVTTPNTVSKAEFYAAALKSANSSEPLPTVVDTPDKLISSKKILDLGYSFKFESTLDALHD, from the coding sequence ATGGCTTCTATATTTATTGTTGGTGCTGGATGGGTCGGCGCACCTTTATCTGAACACCTTGAGAGACATGGTAACCGAGTGGTGGTCACGAAAACGACCCAAGCGGGAGCAGACACGATCACTAGTGAACGTATTCCCTGCGAAGTATTCAGCTTTGATTCATCAGATCCAGACCAGACTATCGGGCGACTCTATTCGCTGTTACTCGAAAACAACACTGAAATTGTGATTGGCAGCTTTCCTCCAGGCTTTAGAAAAGGAGCAGGACAAGAATATGCCGACTACTGGCAGCAACTCGCCAATGCATGTCAAAAGGCCAACATTAAAAAGCTCATTATGGTCAGTTCAACCACTGTATACCCAACCAAACCGGGTGTGTTAAACGAGCTGGATGCATCACTTCCGCTTTCAACCTCAGATAGCGAGCAGGCATCTTCGTTTTCCGATAACGCGCGAACCATGCTGCAAGCTGAACAGTTCGTGATTGATTCAGGTATCGACTACACCATTCTTCGCTTTAGTGGATTAATTGGCCCAAGCCGGCACCCGTCGAGATTTGCTAGCAAACTAAAACAAGTCAGTACTCAAGCTCCAGCCAACATGCTGCACCTCGACGACGCTATAGGCGCGGTTGATTTTGCGATTAGCCACCTGCATAACGAAGTGGTTAACGTGACAACGCCAAATACGGTTAGTAAAGCGGAGTTTTATGCCGCAGCACTGAAAAGTGCCAACAGCAGTGAGCCTCTACCCACCGTTGTTGATACCCCAGACAAGTTAATCTCTTCGAAGAAAATTCTCGACTTAGGCTATTCATTTAAATTCGAATCCACACTGGACGCACTTCATGACTGA
- a CDS encoding TIGR02647 family protein, translating into MKYNAEHIADLNLLLQFDVSSAATGIKVHQEAAQETQDAVKRLFEKNLCTQPDGGYLTDEGIEMAERADKLLRVLK; encoded by the coding sequence ATGAAGTACAACGCTGAACATATTGCTGATTTAAACCTCCTTCTTCAATTTGATGTAAGTAGCGCTGCTACTGGAATTAAAGTTCATCAAGAGGCTGCTCAAGAAACTCAAGACGCTGTTAAGCGTCTATTCGAAAAAAACCTTTGTACTCAGCCAGACGGTGGTTATCTGACAGATGAAGGTATCGAGATGGCAGAACGCGCAGACAAGCTACTTCGCGTACTTAAATAA